Proteins encoded by one window of Kribbella flavida DSM 17836:
- the metG gene encoding methionine--tRNA ligase, which yields MVHILAAVAWPYANGPRHIGHVSGFGVPADVFSRYQRMAGNDVLMVSGTDEHGTPILVQAEREGVSPRELADRYNRMIVEDLHGLGLSYDLFTRTTTGNHYAVAQELFRTVHRNGYLVPRTAMGAISPSTGRTLPDRYIEGTCPICGYDAARGDQCDNCGNQLDAIDLREPRSRINGETPVFVETEHFFLDLPALADALGSWLQTRTDWRPNVLKFALNLLDDVRPRAITRDIDWGIPVPLPGWQENPAKRLYVWFDAVIGYLSASIEWARRTGDPDAWRAWWCDPTALSYYFMGKDNITFHAQIWPAELLGYNTPNPGRYGALNLPTEVVSSEFLTMEGRKFSSSRSVVISVRHVLERYGPDALRYFVAAAGPESQDTDFTWAEFVRRTNDELVGTWGNLVNRTASMIAKNFGAIPAAGELTTADHELLARSRAAFGTVGEHLEHHRLRQAVGAALRVATEANQYLSQQAPWKQSDPVRQGTILHVAAQVVADSNVLLTPFLPHSAQQVHETLGGTGAVTDRPEIRDVADLDGGPGYPVITGNYGRAAAWRSRPVVPGTPVAPPRPVFAKLPPSVVDEELARLA from the coding sequence ATGGTGCACATCCTGGCGGCGGTGGCGTGGCCCTACGCGAACGGGCCTCGGCACATCGGGCATGTTTCGGGGTTCGGTGTTCCGGCGGACGTGTTCAGCCGGTACCAGCGGATGGCCGGGAACGACGTGCTGATGGTGTCGGGGACCGACGAGCACGGTACGCCGATCCTGGTGCAGGCGGAGCGGGAAGGGGTCAGCCCGCGGGAGCTGGCCGACCGGTACAACCGGATGATCGTCGAGGACCTGCACGGGCTCGGGCTGTCGTACGACCTGTTCACCCGGACCACCACCGGCAACCACTACGCCGTCGCGCAGGAGCTGTTCCGTACGGTTCACCGCAACGGGTACCTGGTGCCGCGGACGGCGATGGGCGCGATCTCGCCGTCCACCGGCCGGACTCTGCCCGACCGGTACATCGAGGGCACCTGCCCGATCTGCGGGTACGACGCGGCGCGCGGCGACCAGTGCGACAACTGCGGTAACCAGCTGGACGCGATCGACCTGCGGGAGCCGCGCAGCCGGATCAACGGCGAGACGCCGGTGTTCGTGGAGACCGAGCACTTCTTCCTCGACCTGCCGGCGCTGGCCGACGCGCTCGGCTCCTGGCTGCAGACCCGCACCGACTGGCGCCCGAACGTGCTCAAGTTCGCCCTGAACCTGCTGGACGACGTCCGGCCGCGGGCGATCACCCGGGACATCGACTGGGGCATCCCGGTCCCGCTGCCCGGCTGGCAGGAGAACCCGGCCAAGCGCCTGTACGTCTGGTTCGACGCGGTCATCGGCTACCTCTCGGCCAGCATCGAGTGGGCCCGCCGGACCGGCGACCCGGACGCCTGGCGGGCCTGGTGGTGCGACCCGACCGCGCTCTCGTACTACTTCATGGGCAAGGACAACATCACCTTCCACGCCCAGATCTGGCCGGCCGAGCTGCTTGGGTACAACACCCCGAACCCCGGCCGGTACGGCGCGCTCAACCTGCCGACCGAGGTGGTCAGCAGCGAGTTCCTCACCATGGAGGGGCGCAAGTTCTCCTCGTCCCGCTCGGTGGTCATCTCCGTTCGCCACGTGCTGGAGCGGTACGGCCCCGACGCGCTGCGCTACTTCGTCGCGGCCGCCGGACCGGAGAGCCAGGACACCGACTTCACCTGGGCCGAGTTCGTCCGCCGGACCAACGACGAGCTGGTCGGTACCTGGGGCAACCTGGTCAACCGCACCGCCTCGATGATCGCCAAGAACTTCGGCGCGATCCCGGCCGCCGGCGAGCTGACCACCGCCGACCACGAGCTGCTCGCGCGCAGCCGGGCTGCGTTCGGCACGGTCGGCGAGCACCTGGAGCACCACCGGCTCCGGCAGGCGGTCGGCGCCGCGCTCCGGGTCGCCACGGAGGCGAACCAGTACCTGTCCCAGCAGGCGCCGTGGAAGCAGTCGGACCCGGTCCGGCAGGGCACGATCCTGCACGTCGCCGCGCAGGTGGTTGCCGACAGCAATGTTCTGCTGACGCCGTTCCTGCCGCACTCCGCGCAGCAGGTGCACGAGACGCTCGGCGGGACCGGCGCGGTCACCGACCGGCCGGAGATCCGCGACGTGGCCGACCTCGACGGAGGTCCCGGTTACCCGGTGATCACGGGCAACTACGGCCGGGCGGCGGCGTGGCGGTCGCGGCCCGTGGTACCGGGGACGCCGGTGGCGCCACCGCGGCCGGTGTTCGCGAAGCTGCCGCCGTCGGTGGTGGACGAGGAGCTCGCCCGGCTGGCGTGA
- the metG gene encoding methionine--tRNA ligase has protein sequence MSGEKAYYVTTPIYYVTAAPHIGSAYTTVAGDVLTRWHAQRGERKWYLTGTDEHGEKVLRSAQAQGMSPQEWTDKLVEQAWKPAWVDVDIAYDDFIRTTEPRHTERVQEFVQALYDQGDVYKGEYEGLYCVGCEEFKLPADIRTDDDGTQRCMIHGTELETVSETNYFFRLSAYADKLLELYETHPEFVAPSSARNEVIAFVKQGLQDLSITRSTFDWGIPVPWDSDHVLYVWVDALLNYATAAGYGADPDRFAELWPADVHLVGKDILRFHAVIWPAMLIAAGMPVPKQVFAHGWLLVGGEKMSKSKLTAIAPKEITDHFGSDAFRYYFLRTIQFGADGSFSWEHLNAVYTSELANGLGNLASRIAAMVGKYFDGELPEPTDHGPAEQALADKLAETVAAADRAIDTLAFHDALAAVNDLVGAVNGYVSEQEPWKVAKDESQRARLATILYTSAEVLRAVAVLHHPTMPKTATKLWTLLGAEAKLGPLADQRIPSAGTWGQLPAGSTLTKGEALFPRLTEEA, from the coding sequence AAGGCTTACTACGTCACCACTCCGATCTACTACGTCACGGCCGCGCCGCACATCGGCAGCGCGTACACGACGGTGGCCGGGGACGTCCTGACCCGTTGGCACGCCCAGCGCGGCGAGCGCAAGTGGTACCTGACCGGTACCGACGAGCACGGTGAGAAGGTGCTGCGCAGCGCCCAGGCGCAGGGCATGTCCCCGCAGGAGTGGACCGACAAGCTGGTCGAGCAGGCCTGGAAGCCGGCCTGGGTGGACGTCGACATCGCGTACGACGACTTCATCCGGACCACCGAGCCGCGGCACACCGAGCGGGTCCAGGAGTTCGTCCAGGCGCTGTACGACCAGGGCGACGTCTACAAGGGCGAGTACGAGGGCCTGTACTGCGTCGGCTGCGAGGAGTTCAAGCTGCCGGCCGACATCCGCACCGACGACGACGGCACCCAGCGGTGCATGATCCACGGCACCGAGCTGGAGACGGTCTCGGAGACGAACTACTTCTTCCGGCTCTCGGCGTACGCCGACAAGCTGCTGGAGCTGTACGAGACGCACCCGGAGTTCGTCGCGCCGAGCAGCGCCCGCAACGAGGTGATCGCGTTCGTCAAGCAGGGTCTGCAGGACCTGTCGATCACCCGTTCGACCTTCGACTGGGGCATCCCGGTCCCGTGGGACTCCGACCACGTGCTCTACGTCTGGGTCGACGCGCTGCTCAACTACGCGACGGCCGCGGGCTACGGCGCCGACCCGGACCGCTTCGCCGAGCTCTGGCCGGCCGACGTGCACCTGGTCGGCAAGGACATCCTCCGCTTCCACGCGGTGATCTGGCCGGCGATGCTGATCGCCGCCGGCATGCCGGTGCCGAAGCAGGTCTTCGCGCACGGCTGGCTGCTGGTCGGCGGCGAGAAGATGAGCAAGTCGAAACTGACCGCGATCGCGCCGAAGGAGATCACCGACCACTTCGGCTCCGACGCGTTCCGGTACTACTTCCTGCGCACGATCCAGTTCGGCGCGGACGGCTCGTTCTCCTGGGAGCACCTGAACGCGGTCTACACCTCCGAGCTGGCCAACGGCCTGGGCAACCTGGCCTCCCGGATCGCGGCCATGGTCGGCAAGTACTTCGACGGCGAGCTGCCCGAGCCCACCGACCACGGCCCGGCCGAGCAGGCGCTGGCCGACAAGCTCGCCGAGACCGTCGCCGCCGCGGACCGGGCGATCGACACCCTGGCGTTCCACGACGCGCTGGCCGCGGTCAACGACCTGGTCGGCGCGGTGAACGGCTACGTCTCCGAGCAGGAGCCGTGGAAGGTCGCCAAGGACGAGTCCCAGCGGGCCCGCCTGGCCACCATTCTGTACACCTCCGCCGAGGTCCTGCGCGCCGTCGCCGTCCTGCACCACCCGACGATGCCCAAGACCGCCACCAAGCTCTGGACCCTGCTCGGCGCCGAGGCCAAGCTCGGCCCCCTCGCCGACCAGCGCATCCCGTCGGCGGGCACGTGGGGCCAGCTGCCCGCCGGCTCCACCCTCACCAAGGGCGAAGCCCTCTTCCCCCGCCTGACCGAAGAAGCCTGA